From the genome of Nicotiana sylvestris chromosome 2, ASM39365v2, whole genome shotgun sequence, one region includes:
- the LOC138885529 gene encoding uncharacterized protein has protein sequence MRTLLERWTKEKLSKAKGTFTYLGHKYNKELEDNSTLSQKLRVRASTDHIHTVLDGVKRYIVCLENKKCSCGQFQLDELPCAHALAALRHRNETYENYCSPYYTRKSLLLTYEMPVNPLPDEGKWDVPQHILDEVVKPPAGDKRQPGRPHKERYKTFDEIKSKKYKVSCGNCGGEGHNKRTCKNAPKKK, from the exons ATGAGGACTCTTCTTGAACGTTGGACAAAAGAAAAGTTATCAAAGGCAAAGGGTACTTTCACATACCTTGGTCACAAATACAACAAAGAATTGGAAGACAACAGTACATTATCTCAGAAACTAAGG gtgagggcttcaacagatcatatacatactgtgttagatggtgtgaagcggtacattgtgtgtctagaaaacaagaaatgtagctgtggacaattccaacttgatgaacttCCATGTGCGCATGCTTTGGCAGCATTAAGGCATAGGAATGAAACATACGAAAACTATTGCTCTCCGTATTACACAAGGAAGAGCCTTCTGCTTACCTATGAAATGCCAGTAAATCCTCTTCCTGATGAAGGCAAATGGGATGTGCCACAACATATTTTGGATGAGGTAGTAAAGCCACCGGCGGGAGATAAAAGGCAGCCAGGGAGACCTCACAAGGAAAGATATAAAACATTTGATGAAATAAAGTCAAAGAAATACAAGGTGTCATGTGGCAATTGTGGAggtgaagggcataacaaaagaaCTTGCAAGAATGCGCCGAAAAAGAAATGA